The DNA window GTTTCTATTTGGATACATCACATACCTTCGACATGTAGCACAAGCCGTTCTGAGACGTGGCGGTACGGGGGATCCAGGTCCGGGACAATCGTCCCGAGCGTCCCTCTACAGGGTGGCCTGAAAAATGCACGTGACCTGTGTGCCGTTCGCAGCATCGCAGACGCACATCACCTTGACATTGTACTACCCCAGTGTTAGCGTGTAAGCGCTTACGCACGCAGTTTATCACATTCACGCCCCTTCTATTTGTGTCGACGACCATTTACGACATAGCGGAACGGGCAGACGTGTCGACGGCGACAGTGTCCCGGGTCTTCAACGACGAATCTGGGGTGAGTGAAGACACGCGGCAACATGTGCTCGACGCGGCGGCGGCCCTGAACTACCGCCCCCACGCCTCGGCACAGAACCTGGCGCGGCAGCACACGAACCAGATTGCCGTCGTGGCGCCGGTCGTGGCAAACTACTTTTACATGCACGTGATGCGTGGCATTCAACACGCCCTTGCGGACCGGGACATGGACCTCATGGTGCATGCCCCGGCGAACCCGCAGGACCGCATTCACGAGCAGCCCGATCCGAAGTCCCTCAATACCTACATGGCCCGGGCGCTCCAGCCGGGGCGGAACGACGGCATTCTTCTGCTCTCGATGCCGTTGACGGACGAATGGGCTGACCGACTGGCGGAGACCAGCCGGGCGGTCGTCCTGGTGGACGGCGAGCACCCCCGATTTGAGTCGTTCGCGGTAGACAGTCGGGAGGGGGGATACAAGGCGACGCAGCACCTGATCGATAGGGGGTACGAGCGCATCGGGCACATTACCGTCGAGTACGATCCGCCCCCGGCCCGCTACCGTCGAGAAGGCTACGAGCAGGCGCTCCGGGACGACAACCGGGCGGTGCAGGACAAACTGATCGCCGCGAGCGACGAGCGGCCGTTTGCGTTCTCCGAAAAAGGCGGGTACCGAGCCATGACGACCCTTCTCGGACGGAAGCCCCGACCGGACGCGGTGTTCGCGGCGTCGGACATGCAGGCGATGGGGGCCATGCAGGCGGCCCACGAGAACGACCTCCGTGTGCCGGAGGACCTTGCGATCGTCGGGTTCGACGATCTCGAACTGAGCCGGTGTGCCGGCCTTACGACGCTTCGCCAACCGGCCCGTACCATGGGCACCCGGGCAACCCGAACCCTGCTTCGACGCATTGAAGCGGCCGGCGCCCCCCCGGTGTCAAGCACCGTGTTCTCCCCGGAGCTCGTCGTCCGTCGGACGTGTGGGGAGCGGCCCGAGTCCGAAGCCGCGTCGCCCGGGTTCGTGCTGAGAGACCAGTGAAGGGGGGCGTTCGACATTTGTTTCGAATGTAAGCGCTCTCCCAACAGGGCATTGGTAGGAGGCATCGTGGGGTGGTGTGGAACGGCCCCGGCGATGCGTGCCTGGCGGCGTTCGACGAGGCGGCTCCCGATCCGATTCCAAATCACCGATACAGCAATCCAACCTATGCAATACCGACACTCGATCCTGACGCTCGCGCTTTTGGGGATGGCCCTCTGCGTGGGAGCGGTTCAGGCACAAGACCGGCAGACAATCAGCGGCACGGTCACCAGTGCCGACGACGCCGCGCCGCTTCCGGGGGCGAATGTGTCCGTTCTGGGAACCACTGCCGGGACGGCCACCAACGCACAGGGCCAGTACTCGCTGCAGGTGCCCACCGACGCGGACTCGCTGCGCTTTTCCTTCGTCGGCTTCCGGGCGCAGACCGTGCCCATTGCCGGGCGCACCACGATCGACGTGGCGCTTGCCCCGGCCGCCCAGCAGATCGACGAGTTGGTGGTGATCGGGTATGGGGAGCAGCAGGCCGGTGATGTGACAGGTTCGGTTGACAAGGTTGACGCGGCCGACTTCAACGAGTCGTCCAATGTAAGTCCCGAGAAGCTCATTTCTGGAAAGGTGTCCGGGGTGCAAATCTCCTCAAGCAGTGGAGCTCCGGGGGCTGGGACCTTCATCCGTATTCGTGGACCTTCGTCGATAAATGCGAGCAGCCGTCCTCTTTTTGTAGTAGATGGCGTCCCCATCACCAACGATGGCAACACGGCTCAACGCAACCCACTGAACTTTCTGAGCCCGAACGATATCGCAAACATCACGGTGCTGAAAGACGCCTCAGCCACTGCCATCTACGGCTCGCGTGGCGCGAACGGCGTCATCCTGATTGAGACCAAGAACGCCGAGGAGGGCGAGGCCAACGTCAATTACAGCGGCTCAATCTCGTCGAGCAGCGTGACCGATCAGATCGACATGCTCGGTGCCGATCAGTTCCGCAGCGTGGTGCGTCAGGAAGCGCCCAGCGTATCGTCCCGGCTTGGCGATACCAACACTGACTGGCAGGACCTTGTCCAGCGCACTGCTCTTGGGCAGAGCCATTCCCTCAGCTTCTCGCGTGGATACGAAGACTCCGACGTTCGGCTCTCGCTAAACTACCTTGACGAGGAGGGCATTCTCCAGGCGTCCTCCACCGAGCGGGTGAGCTTGTCATTGAACTACAATCAGGACCTGCTGGATAACGACCTGACGGTGCGAACAAGCCTGAAGGGTTCGAAAACCACCGACGTGTTCGAACCTGGGTCGATGGTGGGCAACGCCGCCAGCTTCGATCCCACGCAGCCGGTGCGTGACCCAGGCAGTCCGTACGGCGGGTTCTTCGAGTGGGAGCGCTCCCTCCCCGAAAACAACCCGGTTGCGACCTACATCTACGAGCAGAACCGCGGCGAAACCTACCGCGGCCTCGGCAACATCGAGGCGGAATACCGCATGCCCTTCCTCACTGGGCTGAGCCTGCGTGCCAACGTAGGGGCTGACGTCACGACTGGCGAGCGAGAGTTCTTTGCTCCCACCTTCCTGAAGGGGCAGGCCGAAAGTACCTTCCCCGGCTCGGTCACGCGTGCAAGCTTTCGCCAGTTAAACACACGGCTCAACGCCTTCCTCGACTACACCCGCGACGTCGACGAAATCAACAGCAGTATTGAGGGCACGCTCGGCTACTCCTGGCAGGAGTTTAACGAAGAATACCCCGAGTACAGCGTCAATGGGCTGAGCTCAAACATATACGGGCCCAACCGAGTGGACGTGCTACGGTCCGACTCGCTGAGCCAGGTGAGCCCAACGGTCGCAGAAATTCCGAGCAAGCTGATATCGGTCTTTGCGCGTGTCAACTACACATTCCAGGAGAAGTACCTCTTGACGGCCACGGTGCGCCGAGACGGCTCCTCAAAGTTTGGCCCTGCCAACCGCTGGGGCACGTTTCCATCCGCCGCCATTGGCTGGCGCATTCACCGCGAGCCGTTCATGGACGCCGTGCCTGCCATTTCCTCCCTCAAGCTGCGCCTCTCCGCCGGAACCGCCGGAAACCAAGAGATTGGCGACTTCAACTACGCGCCGTTCTACACCGCGGGCGGGCGCCGCGCCCAGGCCCTCTTCGGGGACGGGGCCGTGACCACGATTCGGCCGCGTGCCGCCGATCAGACGATCCAGTGGGAAGAGACGACCACCTATAACGCCGCGATCGACTACGGCCTGTTCGACGGCCGCGTGAGCGGATCGCTGGAGTTCTACCGCAAGAATACCGACAACCTCCTCTTCAACACCACCGCCGCCGGGTTCTCAAACCTGAGCAACTTTGTGCTCACGAACGTGGGAGAGATGCGCAACCAGGGCGTTGAGTTCTCGGTGGACGGCACCGTGGTAAACTCGGGCGACTTCTCCTACGATGCCCAGTTCAACGCGTCTTACAACCAGAACGAGCTGCTCAGCATCAGCACAGCCGCCGAACAAATCCTCACCGGAGGCATCAGTGGAGGCATCGGCAACCAGGTGCAGGTTCTGAAGGAGGGCGAGCCGATCAACTCCTTCTTCACTTATGAGCACGTGCGCGACGACGACGGCTCGCCACTTACGGGGGCCGAGGCCGCCGCGATGGACACCACGCAGTTCGTGGACGTGAACGGCGACGGCACCATTAACGCACAGGACCGGCAAATTACCGGCAACCCGCGCCCGGATGTCATCCTCGGGCACACGTCGAACCTACGCTACCAGAACTTCGACCTCAGCTTTACGCTGCGGGCGCAGCTCGGCCAGCAGGTATACAACAACGTGGCGTCAAACTTTGGCAACTACGATCGGATTGCCACCAACCAGGTCCCGACCAACGTCCACGAGTCGGTATTAGAGACAAACTTTCAATCCCCGCAGTATCTCTCCGATGAGTATGTGGAAGGTGCCTCGTTCCTGCGTCTTGACAACGTAACTCTCGGGTATACCATCCGGTCGATACCGTCTGTAGATCGCCTACGCATATATGGCCGAGTGAGTAACGCCCTCGTGCTCACCGGCTATAGTGGTCCCGACCCGGAGGTTTACTCCTCGGGGGTTGGCATCGACGACACCGTGTATCCGCGCTCCCGCACCTGGACCGCCGGTCTCAAAATCCGGCTCTAACGTAGCGGCAGGTCTACTGGTCTTCCAACTCTTGCATACCGAACCAACTACCATGCGTACTTCCATGATGACGATATTCGGACGCGCCTCCCTGGGCCTCATGCTCCTGCTTGCCGTAGCCGTCGGACTCTCCGGCTGCGATCAGGTCGGCACGCAGCCGAAGGGCCTGGCCTCCGGAGACAACATCTTTCAGGACGACGGGGCCTACGAGTCGTACCTTGCCAAGCTGTACGCCGGCCTGAACGTGACGGGACAGTCGGGGCCGGCCGGCAATGCCGACATTGAAGGCATCGACGAGGGGTTCTCGCAGTACGTGCGGCTCTGGTGGCAAATGCAGGAGCTCCCAACCGACGAGGCTGTGATTACTTTTCAGGACGCCGGCGGCGCTCCGCAGACCCTCCAGCGCACCAACTGGTCGTCGACGAACGGCTTCCTTTCGGCAATGTACGCGCGCATCTCCTTCCAGGTGATGCAGGCCAACGAGTTTTTGCGAGAGTCCACTCCGGGCAAGCTCGACTCGCGCGGGGTGAGCCAGGAGGTGCAGGACAAGATGCCGCAGTGGCGTGCCGAGGCGCGGTTCCTGCGCGCCCTCAGCTACTGGCACGGGGTGGACCTCTTCGGGGGCATTCCGGTAGTGACGCAGGACCAGCCCCGGGGCGGCGCCCCACCGTCGGACAACACGCGCCGAGAGGTTTTTGAGTTCGTGGAGAGCGAGCTGCTGGCCATTATCGACGGGGAGGGCGAGTCCCTTGTGCCCATCGGGGCCGCCCCGTACGGCCGGGCCGACCGCGCGGCCGCCTACATGGTGCTGGCCAACCTCTACCTCAACGCTCCCGTCTACCTTGACAACCCGCAGGAGGTCATCGGCGCGGATCCCATGAACCGCGCCGTGGAATACGCCGGACGCGTGATCGACTCGGGTGCCTTTTCGCTTGAGACGAACTACCAGGACCTGTTTCTGGCCGACAACCACACCGCTGACGGGGTCGTCTTCGCCATTCCGCACGACGGGGAAACGACCCAGCACTACGGCGGCACGCAGTTCCTGACCCACGCGGCCGTAGGCGGCAACATGGAGCCCAGCACGTACGGCATCGACTTCGGCTACGCCGGCCTGCGCACCACCCCTGAGGGGGTGAACCTGTACAGCGAAGCGTCCGACGACCGACGCATCTTCTTTACCGACGGCCAGTCGCTGGAGGTGAATGACCTGCTCAACTTCCAGGATGGCTACGCGGTGCCGAAGTACCAAAACGTGGCCTCGGACGGGCAACCGGGCGTGAATCCGACCTTCCCGGACACCGATTACCCGATGTTCCGCCTCGCGGAGGCCTACCTCATCTACGCCGAAGCGGCCGTGCGGGGCGCTAGTGACGGCGACATTGGCCGGGCCGTCTCCCTCGTGAATGACCTGCGGCAGCGGGCTGGCTTGGGCCGCGACGTGGCGGCCTCGGACCTGCAGGACCTCGACCAGTCGGGCACGCCGTTCTTGTTGCAGGAGCGCGGGCGCGAGCTCTTCTGGGAAGCCCGCCGCCGGATGGACCTAATTCGGTTCGGCCTGTTCACCGGCGGCAACTACGCGTGGTCCTGGAAGGGTAACGACCAGGCGGGGGCTTCCATCCCGGATTATCGGGCTCTGTATCCGCTCCCGCAGTCGGAGCTGCAGGTGAACCCGAACCTGGATCAGAACACGGGCTATTAGTTGCAGGCGCTGGGGGCGGAGGCGGCGGCCTCCGCCTTCCACAGCACCGGCGCCGCATCTGCATCGAGACCTACACACTGAGTTTCTCCCTACCCCTCGCGTTCGATATGCGACGTTCCGTCACACTCTTTACCGGCCTTCTTGTCCTCGCATCCCTCGGGTGGCTCACAGGGTGCGACACCTTCGACAGCAATCCATCTGAGGTGGAGGACTTCGACATTCAGGAGAACATGAACACGCCGACCGGACGC is part of the Salinibacter ruber DSM 13855 genome and encodes:
- a CDS encoding LacI family DNA-binding transcriptional regulator, which gives rise to MSTTIYDIAERADVSTATVSRVFNDESGVSEDTRQHVLDAAAALNYRPHASAQNLARQHTNQIAVVAPVVANYFYMHVMRGIQHALADRDMDLMVHAPANPQDRIHEQPDPKSLNTYMARALQPGRNDGILLLSMPLTDEWADRLAETSRAVVLVDGEHPRFESFAVDSREGGYKATQHLIDRGYERIGHITVEYDPPPARYRREGYEQALRDDNRAVQDKLIAASDERPFAFSEKGGYRAMTTLLGRKPRPDAVFAASDMQAMGAMQAAHENDLRVPEDLAIVGFDDLELSRCAGLTTLRQPARTMGTRATRTLLRRIEAAGAPPVSSTVFSPELVVRRTCGERPESEAASPGFVLRDQ
- a CDS encoding SusC/RagA family TonB-linked outer membrane protein, which encodes MQYRHSILTLALLGMALCVGAVQAQDRQTISGTVTSADDAAPLPGANVSVLGTTAGTATNAQGQYSLQVPTDADSLRFSFVGFRAQTVPIAGRTTIDVALAPAAQQIDELVVIGYGEQQAGDVTGSVDKVDAADFNESSNVSPEKLISGKVSGVQISSSSGAPGAGTFIRIRGPSSINASSRPLFVVDGVPITNDGNTAQRNPLNFLSPNDIANITVLKDASATAIYGSRGANGVILIETKNAEEGEANVNYSGSISSSSVTDQIDMLGADQFRSVVRQEAPSVSSRLGDTNTDWQDLVQRTALGQSHSLSFSRGYEDSDVRLSLNYLDEEGILQASSTERVSLSLNYNQDLLDNDLTVRTSLKGSKTTDVFEPGSMVGNAASFDPTQPVRDPGSPYGGFFEWERSLPENNPVATYIYEQNRGETYRGLGNIEAEYRMPFLTGLSLRANVGADVTTGEREFFAPTFLKGQAESTFPGSVTRASFRQLNTRLNAFLDYTRDVDEINSSIEGTLGYSWQEFNEEYPEYSVNGLSSNIYGPNRVDVLRSDSLSQVSPTVAEIPSKLISVFARVNYTFQEKYLLTATVRRDGSSKFGPANRWGTFPSAAIGWRIHREPFMDAVPAISSLKLRLSAGTAGNQEIGDFNYAPFYTAGGRRAQALFGDGAVTTIRPRAADQTIQWEETTTYNAAIDYGLFDGRVSGSLEFYRKNTDNLLFNTTAAGFSNLSNFVLTNVGEMRNQGVEFSVDGTVVNSGDFSYDAQFNASYNQNELLSISTAAEQILTGGISGGIGNQVQVLKEGEPINSFFTYEHVRDDDGSPLTGAEAAAMDTTQFVDVNGDGTINAQDRQITGNPRPDVILGHTSNLRYQNFDLSFTLRAQLGQQVYNNVASNFGNYDRIATNQVPTNVHESVLETNFQSPQYLSDEYVEGASFLRLDNVTLGYTIRSIPSVDRLRIYGRVSNALVLTGYSGPDPEVYSSGVGIDDTVYPRSRTWTAGLKIRL
- a CDS encoding RagB/SusD family nutrient uptake outer membrane protein, whose amino-acid sequence is MMTIFGRASLGLMLLLAVAVGLSGCDQVGTQPKGLASGDNIFQDDGAYESYLAKLYAGLNVTGQSGPAGNADIEGIDEGFSQYVRLWWQMQELPTDEAVITFQDAGGAPQTLQRTNWSSTNGFLSAMYARISFQVMQANEFLRESTPGKLDSRGVSQEVQDKMPQWRAEARFLRALSYWHGVDLFGGIPVVTQDQPRGGAPPSDNTRREVFEFVESELLAIIDGEGESLVPIGAAPYGRADRAAAYMVLANLYLNAPVYLDNPQEVIGADPMNRAVEYAGRVIDSGAFSLETNYQDLFLADNHTADGVVFAIPHDGETTQHYGGTQFLTHAAVGGNMEPSTYGIDFGYAGLRTTPEGVNLYSEASDDRRIFFTDGQSLEVNDLLNFQDGYAVPKYQNVASDGQPGVNPTFPDTDYPMFRLAEAYLIYAEAAVRGASDGDIGRAVSLVNDLRQRAGLGRDVAASDLQDLDQSGTPFLLQERGRELFWEARRRMDLIRFGLFTGGNYAWSWKGNDQAGASIPDYRALYPLPQSELQVNPNLDQNTGY